The following is a genomic window from Opitutus sp. GAS368.
TCCGGGGCCACGGGGTGCGGCAGTTCAACTCAACCCACATCCGTCATGGCAAACCTAGGCCCCCAGCAGTTCGAGATTCCGGTCAGCGATCAGCTTTTCCAAACCTTGAATCCGGCCGATCCCATCATCGGCATCGCCCCCGACGTCCACGTGCCCGTCACCATCCCTTGGAACGCCAACGGAACCGACCTGGCCAAGGACAAGGACAACAACGACAAGCCGGTCGTCTTCGGCAAAGCGAAATGGGCCGGAGCCGGGCCCGAGCCGCACGACATCTACGAGGAGCAGATCGGCGGACAACGGGTGAAGGTCGGCACGGTGACGTGGTCGGTCGACACGGAGGTCTATCAGGACTGGCTCCCGCAGGGTAACATGAAGCGGCTGCGGGTCACCCCGTGCGCGATCCTGAACCGGACCACGGTCCTGCACGGCACGACCGAGACCACCGAGGTCGCCAGGAATCCCCAGCCCTGCTTCGGCCAATGGGTCCCGGTGTAGGGAGTGTCTTCAAACCCAACAAATACTCGTTTCCTGTCATTCTGAACGAAGTGAAGTTCCGAGCGAAGCGACATCCTCATCCATGCTTTCGCTCGCGATATGGTTTTCGCTGCCGTGGATCCTTCGCTTCGCTCAGGATGACAAACCGGGTTTGAAAACACTCCCTAACCGTTGAGCGCGCGGCCGGCGCCTGGCCGCGTTGGATTTTCCGAAGTCGCCAAGATATTGGCGCAGTGGCCGCATTCTCCCTTTGCGACCTTGCGTCTGGCAGGGCACGGGCCGACGTTGTTCGCAGGGCTGTCGAAGCCGGTCGACTTGAAGCTGGTGAGCCGGCTGGAGTTCAAGTCGGGGGCGGTGGCGATGCGGTATGAATCCAGGAGATAGCAGGGAGCGGGAAGCACCTGGAATCGTCCGGCGTTCAATTTTCAACGTTCATTGGCTTCAAACCGGTGAACAACGAACAATGCACAGTTCTCGCTATTCGAACTTCTTCCGGAAGGCGTCGAAATCGGCGCGGAGCTTCCCCAGGTCGGCGCGGAGGGATTTGTTGTCTTCCTCGAGCTGCTGCATCCGCTGCGTGTCGGACGACAGGTGCCTGACGACCGGCGCCGACTCGACCGGCTTTGATTCCACGGTTCCGGATAGGAGCTCGACGTAGCGGGCTTCCTTGGTGCCGGGTTGCTTGAGCTGCAAGGCAACGAGCGGAGCAGGGCGGTCGGCCAGCCGGCCCAGGGTGGCCACGACATCCGCCGGATCGGCAAACGCGTGCATCCGCTCCGTGCGGCCGCGCAGTTCGCCGGGGGTCTGCGGTCCGCGCAGGAGCAGCACGCACAGCAACGCGATCTCCGGCCCGGTCAGCTCCAGCGTCTCCGTCGCCTTGTGCCTGAACTTAAACACCTTGTTTTCCCCTCCGGAAATCACCACCGCCAGTTTCCGGTCCCGCAATTTATCCAACGCCCGGTTCACCTCCGGCTCGCCCAGCGACATGACGGGGTCGCGGTTGTTGCTCTGGTTGCACGCGTTCACCAGCGCATTCAGCGACAGCGGATAATAGGCCGGCGTCGTAAGCTCCTTCTCGATCAGCGAGCCGAGCACGCGGGCGTCAATGGCGTCCAGTTTGGGCAAGTCCATGCGCTCCATTGAATCACGCGATTCATTTAACGCAAAGGCGCAAAGCCGCCAAGGTGGTGGTGCGGATCCACCCTTTGCGGCACCACGCCTTTGTGTTTATCGTTTCTTTCACCGTTACGGAATGTCTGTTTTGGGGTCTTCCAATCGTTGGAGCGGTGACGGTCCAAACTCAAAACCACAGGAGAAATCGTATGCAATTCATGGTGTTCATGATCCCAGCAGTGTATCAGCCGAAAAACGGAAAACAGCAGCCGGGGCCCGATTTTAAGCCGGATCCGAAGATGATGACGGAGATGGGCAGGTTCAACGACGAGTTGCGGAAAGCGGGCGCGCTGCTTTCGCTGGACGGACTGCTGCCGCTGTCGACCGGCGCGCGCCTGGCGTTTGCGAAGCGGAAGGCCACCGTGACGGATGGCCCGGCGGTCGATTCCAAGGAAGTGGTCGGCGGCTATTGGTTGATAGAAGCCAAGTCCAAGCAGCAGGTCGTCGATTGGTGGCAGCGCTGCCCGGCGCAGGATGGCGATGTGATCGAGATCCGGCAGGTCGCCGGGATGGCGGATTTCCCCGCGGACGTGCAGAAGGCGCTGCGCGAGAGCGGAACAGCGGGCAGGGGGCAGAGAGCGCGGAGCAAGGAGCAGGATTAAGTCGGGGCCCCGAGATTGCCCGTTGTCCGTTGAGATACGGAACCCCAAACCGGAGGACAAATCATGAGAAAGTGAGGTTACCCCGATTTGACGGACACGGGTTGGGTCACCATAGCAGGGGGTGTCTTCCAACCTCCTAAAGGACCACTAATGAGATTTCACCAATGCTGAAATCCACGGAGACCGCTCCGGCTGATCGCCTGCGCGGTGGGTTTCGGGGGGCCCGCTAATCGCGGGCAGAGAGGGCGGCGATCAGCCGCCCCCTGAACCTGTCGGC
Proteins encoded in this region:
- a CDS encoding YceH family protein; amino-acid sequence: MDLPKLDAIDARVLGSLIEKELTTPAYYPLSLNALVNACNQSNNRDPVMSLGEPEVNRALDKLRDRKLAVVISGGENKVFKFRHKATETLELTGPEIALLCVLLLRGPQTPGELRGRTERMHAFADPADVVATLGRLADRPAPLVALQLKQPGTKEARYVELLSGTVESKPVESAPVVRHLSSDTQRMQQLEEDNKSLRADLGKLRADFDAFRKKFE
- a CDS encoding YciI family protein, which codes for MNHAIHLTQRRKAAKVVVRIHPLRHHAFVFIVSFTVTECLFWGLPIVGAVTVQTQNHRRNRMQFMVFMIPAVYQPKNGKQQPGPDFKPDPKMMTEMGRFNDELRKAGALLSLDGLLPLSTGARLAFAKRKATVTDGPAVDSKEVVGGYWLIEAKSKQQVVDWWQRCPAQDGDVIEIRQVAGMADFPADVQKALRESGTAGRGQRARSKEQD